A window of the Scleropages formosus chromosome 21, fSclFor1.1, whole genome shotgun sequence genome harbors these coding sequences:
- the calcrla gene encoding calcitonin gene-related peptide type 1 receptor yields MNGRQTTSLLLLCFVSKLFVAASPDVNETEEQKPQNVYHDIGVTRNKIVTAQFECYQKIMKDTDQKRKGLTCNRTWDGWLCWEDTKAGVTAEQHCPDYFQDFDPNEKVTKICTTNGHWFLHPESNRTWTNFTRCNEHTNEGRMTAMNLLYLALIGHGLSLTALLISLGIFFHFKSLSCQRITLHKNLFFSFVLNSVVTIIFLTVVANNQELVQQNPTNCKVLQFIHLYLFGCNYFWMLCEGIYLHTLIVVAVFAEKQHLMWYYLLGWGFPMIPACIHAIARHYYHNDNCWISSNTSLLYIIHGPICAALVVNLFFLLNIVRVLITKLKVTHQAESSLYMKAVRATLILVPLLGIQYVLLPVKPRGRIASEVYDYVMHIIMHYQGLLVATIFCFFNGEVQGVLRRHWNQYRIQFGSSFAHSDTLRSASYTASSITEVQGCYSIDGQMEHLNGKGCHDTETSMLKSDSLFS; encoded by the exons ATGAACGGACGCCAGACTACCTCCCTTCTGCTCCTATGCTTTGTGTCCAAG ctttttgttgCCGCCAGCCCAGATGTGAATGAAACAGAGGAGCAAAAGCCGCAGAATGTGTACCATGACATCGGAGTCACCAGGAACAAGATAGTCACTGCACAGTTTGAGTGCTATCAGAAAATCATGAAAGATACTGATCAAAAACGAAAAG GCCTCACCTGCAACAGGACCTGGGATGGCTGGCTTTGTTGGGAAGACACTAAGGCTGGGGTCACCGCCGAGCAGCACTGCCCTGACTACTTCCAGGACTTTGACCCTAATG AAAAAGTGACAAAGATTTGCACTACCAACGGACACTGGTTTTTACATCCGGAGAGCAACAGAACATGGACAAATTTCACCAGGTGTAATGAACATACAAATGAAGGAAGAATG ACGGCAATGAATTTGCTCTACTTGGCCCTAATCGGTCATGGCTTGTCCTTGACTGCCTTGTTAATCTCACTGggaatatttttccatttcaa GAGTTTAAGCTGCCAAAGGATCACTCTgcacaaaaacctttttttttcctttgttttgaaCTCGGTCGTCACTATCATTTTCCTGACAGTTGTGGCCAACAACCAAGAGCTGGTGCAGCAGAACCCT ACCAACTGTAAAGTGCTACAGTTTATCCATCTGTACCTCTTTGGCTGTAACTACTTCTGGATGCTGTGTGAAGGAATCTATCTGCACACGCTCATTGTTGTAGCTGTTTTTGCGGAAAAGCAGCACTTGATGTGGTATTATCTCCTTGGATGGG GATTTCCAATGATTCCAGCCTGCATACATGCAATAGCCCGCCATTATTACCATAACGATAA TTGCTGGATCAGTTCTAATACTTCTTTGCTGTACATTATCCATGGTCCCATCTGTGCTGCACTGGTG GTGAATCTGTTTTTCCTGCTGAATATTGTACGTGTGCTCATTACTAAGCTAAAGGTGACCCACCAGGCCGAGTCAAGCTTGTATATGAAGGCAGTCCGAGCTACTCTCATTCTGGTTCCCCTTTTGGGGATACAGTATGTCCTCTTACCCGTTAAACCTCGTGGTCGGATTGCCTCGGAAGTGTATGATTACGTCATGCACATAATAATGCACTATCAG GGGCTTCTGGTGGCGacaattttctgctttttcaatGGAGAG GTGCAAGGGGTCTTAAGAAGACACTGGAATCAGTATCGCATACAGTTCGGCAGCAGCTTTGCTCACTCGGACACGCTGAGGTCAGCCTCCTACACAGCCTCATCTATTACTGAGGTGCAGGGGTGCTACAGCATTGATGGCCAGATGGAACACTTGAATGGCAAAGGCTGCCACGACACTGAGACCAGCATGCTTAAATCCGACAGTCTCTTTTCTTGA